A portion of the Candidatus Dependentiae bacterium genome contains these proteins:
- a CDS encoding penicillin-binding protein 2 codes for MIQHKNYKVRVILVFLAFMAIYVVLVTRLFLLQIHQKDFFHMLAVQQHQVTLTSNPARGLIFDRSGTVALAFNREVQSAFILPHQLKQSEKTKRFVQDNYPDVFARMNENKERHFLWLERHLTPERAAWLKKNGTDDVSLINEQKRFYPFESLAQLIGFTDIDNKGIAGIELGFDKTLQGVATQITIQRDARSGNHYFERAVDQEGSQGELLTLSIDSNLQFLAFEELKKTVDEYQAKLGSVIVMNPDTGEVLALATYPTFDPNQKSLPSLEVTKNNVVCECYELGSVIKAFSALAALEEGVVTLDEEIDCEGKVTSIDRFRVENWKSVGVLPFRDVMRMSSNVGTAKIAKRVGKKLYDHFCRVGFGKKTGIEFPGERDGFVNHPKNWSKPSIIVLSFGYETMISLVQLAQAFCLIANGGYLVRPTLLKKSKQDFEKRERLYQESTINQIQEILESIGTRYDVPGYRVMGKTGSARCAEGKGYSLKRGIYTFAGIVEKGNYRRVIITFVKEPEKHARWASEVAAPLFQRVAERMVLVDATKSKKR; via the coding sequence ATGATTCAGCACAAAAATTATAAAGTTCGAGTAATTTTAGTCTTTCTTGCATTCATGGCCATTTATGTTGTGTTGGTAACCAGGCTTTTTTTGCTTCAGATACATCAAAAAGATTTTTTTCACATGCTCGCTGTTCAGCAGCATCAGGTTACGCTGACGAGCAACCCAGCCCGTGGCTTGATTTTTGACCGATCCGGCACCGTTGCGCTTGCATTTAATCGAGAGGTTCAATCGGCCTTTATTTTGCCTCATCAGCTCAAGCAGTCTGAAAAAACTAAGCGTTTTGTGCAGGACAATTACCCTGATGTTTTTGCACGTATGAATGAAAATAAAGAACGGCATTTTTTATGGCTTGAGCGACACCTAACGCCAGAGCGTGCTGCATGGCTTAAAAAAAATGGAACGGATGATGTCTCTTTAATTAACGAGCAAAAACGTTTCTATCCTTTTGAGTCGTTAGCGCAGCTTATAGGTTTTACCGATATTGATAACAAAGGAATTGCGGGCATTGAACTTGGGTTTGATAAAACACTCCAAGGGGTTGCGACTCAGATTACTATTCAGCGTGATGCGCGTTCAGGAAATCATTATTTTGAGCGCGCAGTTGATCAGGAGGGAAGTCAAGGAGAATTACTCACGCTTTCGATTGATAGTAACTTGCAATTCCTTGCATTTGAAGAGCTCAAGAAGACGGTTGATGAATATCAAGCAAAGTTGGGTTCTGTCATCGTGATGAATCCTGATACAGGTGAAGTGCTTGCGCTTGCAACCTATCCAACATTTGATCCTAATCAGAAATCATTACCTTCACTTGAGGTGACTAAAAATAATGTGGTGTGCGAATGTTACGAATTGGGCTCGGTTATTAAGGCATTTTCTGCTCTTGCAGCACTTGAAGAGGGCGTGGTAACGCTTGATGAAGAAATTGATTGTGAAGGGAAGGTTACGTCGATCGATCGCTTCAGGGTGGAAAATTGGAAAAGCGTCGGTGTGCTTCCATTTCGTGATGTCATGCGTATGTCGAGCAATGTTGGAACTGCAAAGATTGCCAAACGTGTGGGAAAAAAACTCTACGACCACTTTTGCCGTGTTGGCTTTGGTAAAAAAACGGGGATAGAATTTCCCGGAGAGCGTGATGGTTTTGTGAATCATCCAAAAAATTGGAGTAAACCTTCTATAATTGTTCTTTCGTTTGGTTATGAAACCATGATCTCATTGGTGCAGCTTGCACAAGCTTTTTGCCTCATAGCCAATGGTGGTTACTTGGTACGACCAACGCTTTTGAAAAAGAGTAAGCAGGATTTTGAGAAAAGAGAACGATTGTATCAAGAATCAACGATCAACCAAATTCAAGAAATACTTGAATCTATTGGTACACGTTATGATGTTCCTGGTTATCGTGTAATGGGTAAAACAGGATCAGCCCGATGTGCTGAGGGCAAGGGATATTCGCTGAAGCGAGGCATTTATACCTTTGCAGGAATTGTTGAAAAGGGAAATTATCGCCGTGTGATTATTACTTTTGTTAAGGAGCCTGAAAAGCATGCTCGTTGGGCATCTGAAGTAGCAGCGCCCCTTTTTCAGCGTGTTGCAGAACGAATGGTTTTGGTGGATGCAACAAAGAGCAAGAAGAGATAG
- a CDS encoding cell division protein FtsL — protein MKKAKFIKFFAAIILIGAFVTIYQHNQIIKIMYEKRRLEIRKEQLAKEKIELQVRLCALHDYTQTRSHASHQLGMTPLKLSQVITVTQQVYELDFYHASSHDVLRCIEALHQTSTRA, from the coding sequence ATGAAAAAAGCGAAATTTATAAAGTTCTTCGCAGCGATAATTCTTATAGGAGCCTTTGTTACTATTTATCAGCACAACCAAATTATTAAAATTATGTATGAAAAAAGGCGCTTAGAGATCAGAAAAGAGCAACTTGCAAAGGAAAAAATCGAGTTACAAGTTCGCTTGTGTGCGCTTCATGATTATACGCAAACACGAAGCCATGCGAGCCATCAACTCGGTATGACGCCTCTTAAGCTGTCACAAGTCATAACGGTAACGCAGCAGGTTTATGAACTTGATTTTTATCATGCATCATCGCACGATGTTCTTCGTTGTATTGAAGCCTTACATCAAACATCAACAAGGGCGTGA